The Coffea arabica cultivar ET-39 chromosome 4e, Coffea Arabica ET-39 HiFi, whole genome shotgun sequence genome includes a window with the following:
- the LOC113705774 gene encoding uncharacterized protein: protein MVEIFAALDYAEDSQVNFAIFQFEGAARSWWNVVRAKWEREQTPWTWAKFEREFNAKFLLPKIQEKREDDFIKLKQGLLSVAEYEKRFTKLSKFVPELVITEHKRIKRFIQELNVKIQEFLAAAQITIFTDALDKVQRVENAKSQFKTFHARKRSKPSYTPGTSEKSTQPLKMGRGARGVRMLERSGGTPSKGAPPKGNQSG from the coding sequence ATGGTGGAGATTTTTGCTGCCTTAGACTATGCCGAGGATAgccaagtgaattttgccatttttcagtttgagggagcAGCCCGCTCGTGGTGGAACGTTGTTAGGGCAAAGTGGGAAAGGGAACAAACTCCTTGGACTTGGGCAAAGTTTGAGAGGGAGTTCAATGCTAAATTTCTTCTGCCTAAgatacaagaaaagagggaggatgactttattaagttgaaacaagggttACTAAGTGTGGCCGAGTACGAGAAGcggttcactaaactttccaaatttgtTCCTGAGCTAGTGATCACGGAGCACAAAAGGATAAAGAGGTTTATTCAAGAGTTAAATgtaaaaattcaagaatttctagCAGCCGCCCAGATCACAATTTTTACGGACGCCTTGGATAAGGTACAGAGGGTAGAAAACGCTAAATCTCAATTTAAAACTTTTCATGCTAGAAAGAGGAGTAAACCAAGCTACACCCCTGGAACGTCTGAGAAGTCTACCCAACCTCTTAAAATGGGAAGAGGGGCTAGAGGAGTGAGGATGCTCGAAAGATCCGGAGGAACTCCATCAAAGGGAGCCCCGCCAAAAGGAAACCAGAGTGGGTGA
- the LOC113705773 gene encoding putative disease resistance protein RGA4, with amino-acid sequence MAQRCRGLPLAASVLGGMLRNKGTDEWQTLELGLRSLGRDENVDIAKIMKLSFDHLPNPSLKKCFAYCSIFPKDFQMERNQLIQLWAAEGFLHSNPGNNMCMEDVGNMHFTILLDSNLFQDAENDGYGNVLNCKMHDLVHDISISKFKTTSLKESNHDQTFPIRYLAMERSGGEARPFPLNENFKYITTLFFLENISTNDRLISFLACLRVLNLVSSDAKELPKSIEVGRQIGQLRSLKNLSGSFEIRNLELVRNKEEAKFANLIRKPNIDELRLLWNELDNPRENDSEYNQVLECLQPHRNLKGLIIERFFGDQLWTWIGKLEKLVKYELLNCKNCKELPTLGHMPFLRFLHLEGLDGITSIGPSFYSGSAVHGDSSNQRPLKLFPALEHLILKNMSSLSEWTKAVVHDRKMVVFPILETMEIDNCPQLDIVPNHFPRLKKLDFMRIGHGSTVLSYMCNRVSTLLSLLIENVNELTELPDVLFENNSNLADLVLRGCGDLTQLLNFSLDVQTLKGSNNQTVPKFSQLHIYDSNNATQSQHLVGLRSLEKLVVGG; translated from the exons ATGGCGCAAAGATGTCGAGGCTTACCATTGGCTGCAAGTGTTCTCGGTGGCATGTTGCGCAACAAGGGAACAGATGAGTGGCAAACTTTAGAGCTAGGGCTTCGAAGTTTAGGCAGAGATGAAAATGTTGATATTGCTAAAATTATGAAATTAAGCTTTGATCATCTTCCAAATCCATCTCTTAAAAAGTGTTTTGCATATTGTTCAATTTTTCCGAAGGATTTTCAAATGGAAAGGAATCAGCTAATCCAACTTTGGGCGGCAGAAGGATTTCTTCATTCAAATCCAGGAAACAATATGTGCATGGAGGATGTTGGTAATATGCATTTTACCATTTTGTTGGATAGTAACTTGTTTCAAGATGCAGAGAATGATGGTTATGGAAATGTTTTGAATTGCAAAATGCATGATCTTGTGCATGATATCTCCATTTCCAAATTTAAAACCACAAGTTTGAAAGAATCAAACCATGACCAGACTTTTCCCATTCGGTATCTTGCAATGGAGAGAAGTGGTGGAGAAGCAAGACCATTTCCATTGAACGAGAatttcaagtacataacaacattattttttttggaaaacatATCAACTAATGATCGTTTGATCTCATTTTTGGCTTGTTTGCGAGTGCTAAACTTAGTTTCATCAGATGCCAAGGAGCTTCCTAAATCAATTG AGGTAGGGCGACAAATTGGACAATTGAGAAGTTTAAAGAATCTCAGTGGAAGCTTTGAGATACGGAATCTTGAATTGGTGAGAAATAAGGAAGAAGCCAAGTTTGCAAATCTGATCAGGAAGCCAAACATTGATGAGTTGAGATTATTATGGAATGAATTAGATAATCCGAGAGAGAATGATAGCGAATACAATCAAGTGTTGGAATGCTTGCAACCCCACCGAAATTTGAAAGGTTTGATAATTGAAAGATTTTTTGGTGATCAACTATGGACATGGATTGGAAAACttgagaaattggtgaagtaTGAATTGCTAAATTGCAAAAACTGCAAAGAATTACCAACTCTTGGACACATGCCCTTCCTTAGATTTCTTCACTTGGAAGGACTTGATGGCATAACAAGCATAGGGCCATCTTTTTATAGCGGATCAGCCGTGCATGGTGACAGTAGCAATCAAAGACCTCTAAAATTATTTCCAGCACTGGAACATCTCATTCTAAAGAATATGTCAAGTTTGAGTGAATGGACAAAAGCAGTAGTTCATGACAGAAAAATGGTGGTTTTTCCTATCCTTGAGACAATGGAGATTGATAATTGTCCCCAATTAGACAttgttccaaatcattttcCACGTCTTAAGAAATTAGACTTCATGCGCATTGGCCATGGATCAACAGTACTGTCATATATGTGCAACAGAGTCAGCACTCTCCTTAGTCTTTTGATTGAGAATGTGAATGAACTCACTGAGCTACCAGATGTGTTATTCGAAAACAATTCAAATCTTGCAGATCTTGTGTTGCGCGGTTGTGGTGATTTGACGCAGCTCTTGAATTTTTCACTTGATGTTCAAACTTTGAAAGGCTCAAATAATCAAACAGTACCTAAGTTCAGCCAACTACACATTTATGATAGCAACAATGCTACTCAAAGTCAACATTTGGTTGGCCTTAGGTCCCTAGAGAAGTTAGTTGTTGGCGGTTGA